From Candidatus Bathyarchaeia archaeon, the proteins below share one genomic window:
- a CDS encoding type II toxin-antitoxin system VapC family toxin, whose protein sequence is MKYLIDSYAWMEYFMGTKAGEKVKPLIEGPEEKITPTICLAEIYAKIFKTEDEELAEKQRTFIKEKSALAFLDEKTAIESAKIDVSMKKKVKGWGLADSIVYTTGLMKKAEIVTGDEHFQNLKHVIFIK, encoded by the coding sequence GTGAAATATTTAATAGATTCGTACGCGTGGATGGAATACTTCATGGGGACAAAAGCCGGGGAGAAAGTTAAACCATTAATAGAGGGGCCTGAGGAAAAGATAACCCCAACCATCTGCCTTGCAGAAATATACGCGAAAATCTTCAAAACAGAGGACGAAGAATTAGCTGAAAAACAGAGAACGTTCATTAAAGAGAAAAGCGCCTTAGCCTTCCTTGACGAAAAGACAGCCATAGAATCTGCCAAGATAGATGTTAGCATGAAGAAGAAAGTGAAGGGCTGGGGATTAGCCGATTCCATAGTTTACACAACAGGACTAATGAAAAAAGCTGAAATTGTAACAGGAGACGAACACTTTCAAAACCTTAAACACGTAATTTTTATCAAATAG
- a CDS encoding DUF134 domain-containing protein → MFRYRCRWGRVSGPGRPMKPRLIGMKPAVRAFIPTVETEPSIMRSPIVLDVDEFEAVRLIDYEGLTQEEAARRMEVSRGTVWRCIDSARKKIASMLVEGRELLIEI, encoded by the coding sequence ATGTTCAGATATAGGTGTAGGTGGGGTCGGGTCTCCGGTCCTGGCCGACCCATGAAACCTCGACTCATAGGGATGAAGCCAGCCGTCAGAGCTTTCATTCCAACAGTGGAGACGGAGCCTTCGATCATGAGAAGCCCCATAGTCTTGGATGTCGATGAGTTTGAAGCGGTGAGGCTGATAGATTACGAGGGGCTTACCCAAGAAGAAGCCGCTCGTCGAATGGAGGTTTCCAGGGGCACCGTCTGGCGTTGCATCGACAGTGCCCGGAAAAAGATAGCGTCCATGTTAGTTGAAGGCCGAGAGCTACTCATCGAAATTTAA